In the genome of Halostella limicola, one region contains:
- a CDS encoding integrin alpha gives MGPQTDRWLRAGIAAIALLVAGSIAVAGIGVGDVATATVEFDGQAAGVQETDDERNLSTANASYAGADENDTAGWSVAEAGDVNGDGETDFLVGAPRRHDESSGSGSAYLFYGPVEDREFDVSDADVTFEGSERADRAGVSVAGGDVDGDGYADVVIGAPHANSSDRYAGAVYVVPGGDDLNETVTLGDEGLTLEGEGWGDHAGYAVDVVNDTTGAGSDLVVGAPYNDSVNRTAGAAYVLPGGDLDSNGADALSLSDVGTKYAGEGYGDRAGWSVADAGDVNGDGLRDVIVGAYGNDTGASDAGAAYVIYGSNEVRESDGSLADADAKLVGAGDDDNAGYAVDGAGDVNGDGHADVIVGAPYSDAAADDAGAAYVLHGGDLADQTSLADANLTLNGAAEDDLAGFAVGGGPCDGRVFVGAPGTDEATGAAHVVGADATGTASLADATATLTGEARGDGAGFSLAGATNLSGEGAQALLVGAPYSDSNANDSGTAYLVGGVCPTDDATGDEPIDTGEEPRDDERADEDAEEDEDAETTEEREDDEDDTPLPTHDDPPERPDEGDGENDTDESGDDRTNDSNDMDDTDDEADDIVGNETDDGTDEEPNETNGDDRTNETDTDDPNGTETDDGPDGTDGENETSDDESDDENQTDDSDDTDGENETDDADNVTNETGNESDGLAENGTETDDDAKSNESAVVGQFESDNETESEAPTTSIETGTTVSGEETDAETRRFEFEVEGGEAIRLTLPGGTGDVQYTLYGPDGEQIAQGAPMSDARAIGGVADASGTYYVEATAPGYDVLGQYRFRVSTSGDDAQEGNDDRASAASVSPGDSLDATLVEDDEDWYAVEFSEGQTYRAAVELTDSDTELGNNVRVEVYDESGDKVIPTATSGPGVTEKGIEHRYTAEQVVEIFDSGTYYVRVTGASEPGSFDGFEDYRLTVEGNAGDDGMDDEAADEAAGVDEPGEGNESVPEDDGTVENSTADDGENSTTADY, from the coding sequence ATGGGTCCCCAGACAGACAGATGGCTTCGCGCCGGAATCGCGGCGATAGCGTTACTGGTCGCCGGTAGTATCGCCGTCGCCGGCATCGGTGTCGGCGACGTGGCGACGGCGACGGTCGAGTTCGACGGCCAAGCAGCGGGCGTACAGGAAACCGACGACGAGCGGAACCTCTCCACCGCGAACGCGTCGTACGCGGGCGCGGACGAGAACGACACCGCGGGCTGGTCGGTGGCCGAAGCCGGCGACGTGAACGGCGACGGGGAAACCGACTTCCTCGTCGGCGCGCCGCGGCGACACGACGAGAGCTCCGGGAGCGGCTCCGCGTACCTCTTCTACGGTCCCGTCGAGGACAGGGAGTTCGACGTCTCCGACGCGGACGTGACGTTCGAGGGGTCGGAGCGCGCCGACAGAGCCGGCGTCTCGGTCGCCGGCGGCGACGTCGACGGCGACGGGTACGCAGACGTGGTCATCGGCGCGCCCCACGCGAACAGCAGCGATCGCTACGCGGGCGCGGTGTACGTCGTCCCCGGTGGCGACGACCTCAACGAGACGGTCACTCTCGGCGACGAGGGCCTGACGCTCGAAGGCGAAGGGTGGGGCGACCACGCAGGCTACGCCGTCGACGTCGTGAACGACACGACCGGGGCCGGCTCGGACCTGGTCGTCGGCGCGCCGTACAACGACAGCGTCAACCGGACTGCCGGCGCCGCCTACGTCCTCCCGGGCGGCGACCTCGACTCGAACGGCGCTGACGCGCTGTCCTTGTCGGACGTCGGCACGAAGTACGCCGGTGAGGGCTACGGCGACCGCGCGGGCTGGTCGGTTGCCGACGCGGGCGACGTGAACGGCGACGGACTGCGCGACGTGATCGTCGGCGCATACGGCAACGACACCGGCGCGAGCGACGCCGGGGCTGCTTACGTCATCTACGGAAGCAACGAGGTGCGCGAGTCCGACGGGTCGCTGGCCGACGCGGACGCCAAACTCGTCGGAGCCGGCGACGACGACAACGCGGGCTACGCGGTCGACGGCGCCGGCGACGTGAACGGCGACGGACACGCCGACGTGATCGTCGGTGCGCCGTACAGCGACGCGGCGGCGGACGACGCGGGAGCCGCTTACGTCCTCCACGGCGGCGATCTGGCCGACCAGACGAGCCTCGCCGACGCGAACCTGACCCTGAACGGCGCGGCCGAGGACGACCTCGCCGGCTTCGCCGTCGGCGGCGGCCCCTGCGACGGGCGCGTCTTCGTCGGCGCACCCGGCACCGACGAGGCGACGGGCGCGGCTCACGTCGTCGGGGCCGACGCGACCGGTACCGCCTCGCTGGCCGACGCCACCGCGACGCTCACCGGCGAAGCGCGCGGCGACGGCGCGGGCTTCTCGCTCGCCGGCGCGACGAACCTCTCCGGCGAGGGCGCCCAAGCGCTACTCGTCGGCGCACCGTACAGCGATTCGAACGCGAACGATAGCGGGACGGCGTATCTCGTCGGCGGCGTCTGTCCGACGGACGACGCGACTGGCGACGAACCCATCGACACCGGGGAAGAGCCTCGCGACGACGAGCGCGCAGATGAGGATGCCGAGGAAGACGAGGACGCGGAAACGACGGAAGAGCGGGAGGACGACGAGGACGACACGCCGCTCCCGACGCACGACGACCCGCCGGAACGCCCCGACGAGGGGGACGGCGAGAACGACACCGACGAGTCCGGCGACGACCGGACGAACGACTCGAACGATATGGACGACACCGACGACGAGGCGGACGACATCGTCGGGAACGAGACCGACGACGGTACCGACGAGGAACCGAACGAGACGAACGGCGACGATCGGACGAACGAGACGGACACCGATGACCCGAACGGAACGGAGACCGACGACGGACCGGACGGGACTGACGGCGAAAACGAGACGAGCGACGACGAGTCCGACGACGAAAACCAGACGGACGACAGTGACGATACTGACGGTGAAAACGAGACGGACGACGCCGACAACGTGACCAACGAAACGGGCAACGAGTCGGACGGACTCGCCGAGAACGGAACGGAGACCGACGACGACGCCAAGTCCAACGAGAGCGCGGTCGTCGGCCAGTTCGAGTCCGACAACGAGACGGAGTCGGAGGCGCCGACGACGAGCATCGAGACGGGGACGACCGTCAGCGGCGAGGAGACAGACGCCGAGACGCGCCGGTTCGAGTTCGAGGTCGAGGGCGGCGAGGCCATCCGCCTGACGCTCCCCGGCGGCACGGGCGACGTCCAGTACACGCTCTACGGTCCGGACGGCGAACAGATAGCACAGGGGGCCCCGATGAGCGACGCCCGCGCGATCGGCGGCGTGGCCGACGCGTCGGGGACGTACTACGTCGAGGCGACCGCGCCGGGCTACGACGTGCTCGGCCAGTACCGGTTCCGCGTCTCGACGAGCGGCGACGACGCCCAAGAGGGGAACGACGACCGCGCGTCCGCCGCGTCCGTCTCGCCGGGCGACTCCCTCGACGCGACGCTGGTCGAGGACGACGAGGACTGGTACGCCGTCGAGTTCTCGGAGGGACAGACGTACCGCGCCGCGGTCGAACTCACGGACAGCGACACCGAACTCGGAAACAACGTCCGCGTCGAGGTGTACGACGAGAGCGGCGACAAGGTGATCCCGACCGCCACGAGCGGCCCCGGCGTGACCGAGAAGGGCATCGAGCACCGGTACA
- a CDS encoding DUF5805 domain-containing protein — MASEGDETERTVVKTYVPRYQKEIWTDQADELGMSQSEFVRTMVQAGRRGFDGGGASERSDPQGPNAEDGDPAGSDGGDGDGLDDRVLSVLDGEEYLDWESLVESLTGDIESRLEDALQQLQSRDEVRYSGRHGGYTRVDG; from the coding sequence ATGGCGAGCGAGGGAGACGAGACCGAGCGGACCGTCGTCAAAACGTACGTTCCCCGATACCAAAAGGAGATCTGGACCGACCAGGCCGACGAACTCGGCATGAGCCAGAGCGAGTTCGTCCGGACGATGGTCCAGGCCGGCCGCCGCGGGTTCGACGGCGGAGGCGCGTCCGAACGCTCCGACCCCCAGGGCCCGAACGCCGAAGACGGCGATCCAGCCGGTTCCGACGGTGGGGACGGCGACGGCCTCGACGATCGCGTCCTCTCGGTGCTCGACGGCGAGGAGTACCTCGACTGGGAGTCGCTGGTCGAGTCGCTCACCGGCGACATCGAGAGCCGCCTAGAGGACGCCCTGCAACAGCTTCAGTCCCGCGACGAGGTGCGCTACAGCGGCCGGCACGGCGGGTACACCCGGGTGGACGGATGA